A window of Microcystis aeruginosa FD4 contains these coding sequences:
- a CDS encoding glycosyltransferase: MIYLLTVNYNCAELIKRLIASLNDDLSANLIIVNNSTEDKNIQSLAAERVKIIEAGENLGFGKGCNLGLNWIYQQDREAIVWLVNPDAYLLADSLEKASKFFQQYPEVAIAGTEIYEPDGKIWFGWGKFNAKIGTINVVEESLDYGDKPYLIPDWVTGCSLLINFSNFSTCPHFDPDYFLYYEDFDFSRRYANQGYLVVVTNQIKIIHEPSSITRRYGYLRLTHNIYSYLLSLEKHTTLTILVYRLLRMSFMSLLILPIKPKFSLAKLQGIQLYCQRIITKLRLG; the protein is encoded by the coding sequence ATGATTTATCTATTAACGGTTAACTATAATTGCGCGGAATTAATTAAGCGTTTAATCGCTTCCCTCAACGATGACTTATCTGCTAATCTCATCATTGTTAACAATTCCACTGAAGATAAAAATATCCAATCTTTAGCAGCTGAAAGAGTCAAGATTATTGAAGCGGGGGAAAATTTAGGATTTGGGAAAGGATGTAATCTGGGACTTAATTGGATTTATCAGCAAGACAGAGAAGCTATCGTTTGGTTAGTTAATCCCGACGCTTACTTATTAGCGGACTCTCTGGAGAAAGCAAGCAAATTTTTTCAGCAATATCCCGAAGTTGCCATCGCCGGTACAGAAATTTACGAACCGGATGGTAAAATCTGGTTTGGTTGGGGAAAATTCAATGCCAAAATCGGCACAATTAACGTAGTAGAGGAATCCTTAGACTATGGAGATAAACCCTATCTTATTCCCGACTGGGTGACGGGATGCAGTTTATTAATTAATTTCTCTAATTTTTCCACTTGTCCCCATTTCGATCCCGATTACTTTCTCTACTACGAAGACTTTGATTTTTCCCGAAGATACGCAAACCAAGGCTATTTAGTTGTTGTTACCAATCAGATTAAAATCATTCATGAACCATCTTCTATCACCCGACGCTATGGTTATCTAAGACTAACTCATAATATCTATAGTTATCTTCTCAGTCTCGAAAAACATACGACTTTAACTATCCTTGTTTATCGCTTGCTGCGGATGAGTTTTATGTCTTTACTGATCCTTCCCATTAAACCAAAATTCTCCCTAGCCAAGTTGCAAGGAATTCAACTCTATTGTCAAAGAATTATCACTAAACTGCGTCTAGGTTGA
- a CDS encoding iron uptake porin: MKIKQNFLTAAILLGFSSPVLANSLENLSSNPMAQVTTVNQLRDVSPTAWAFEALRSLVERYGCIVGYPDRTFRGERALTRWEFAAGLNSCLNTLERLIQEGVAVFKEDLDRIKRLVSEFETELVALGARVDNLENRVAFLENNQFSTTTKLTGEVVMALYGVATGEKNGGEGIPQVPAFGYRARLELNTSFTGKDLLYTRLATGNIADLADTTGTFQSTLAFTQPDGNDLLLEVLNYSFPVTENIQLWLEATGGAKDDFTNTLNFLDGDGASGALSAFGTRNPLYFAPGQTGLGLQGNYGALQFSAGYLAGDANDPNPGAGLFNGSYTALAQVGYVPDENFGIALSYFHGYNQLDTGTGSQRSNFQFFTEELFGEAVPTINNSLGLQFSWRIVDGFVLGGWGGYTKARTLSTLDGQLERGDLDIWNWAVTLAFPDLFKEGNTAGLIVGMQPWVSNSSIRLNDGSSTNDPDTSFHIEGFYEWKLTDNIALTPGIIVITSPNSNNNNSTLVIGTIRTTFTF; this comes from the coding sequence ATGAAAATCAAGCAAAATTTCCTAACAGCAGCGATATTACTGGGTTTTTCTAGTCCTGTACTGGCTAATAGTCTCGAAAACCTCTCTAGTAACCCTATGGCACAGGTGACGACGGTGAATCAATTGCGGGATGTTTCTCCCACCGCCTGGGCTTTTGAGGCATTAAGAAGTCTCGTGGAGAGGTATGGTTGCATAGTAGGTTATCCTGACCGTACTTTTCGCGGTGAACGCGCTTTAACTCGTTGGGAATTTGCCGCGGGGTTGAATTCCTGCTTAAATACCCTAGAAAGATTGATTCAAGAAGGAGTGGCGGTATTCAAAGAAGATCTAGACAGAATCAAGCGATTAGTCAGCGAATTCGAAACAGAATTAGTGGCATTAGGGGCAAGAGTTGATAACTTAGAAAATCGAGTCGCTTTTCTGGAAAATAATCAATTTTCCACCACCACTAAATTAACCGGGGAAGTGGTGATGGCATTATATGGGGTAGCCACAGGAGAAAAAAACGGTGGTGAAGGGATTCCCCAAGTACCAGCTTTTGGTTATCGGGCCCGTTTAGAATTAAATACTAGCTTCACAGGCAAAGATTTACTCTATACCCGTCTAGCAACGGGAAATATTGCCGATTTAGCCGATACCACCGGAACTTTTCAAAGTACCTTAGCCTTTACCCAACCCGACGGCAATGATTTACTGCTAGAAGTTTTAAACTACAGTTTCCCCGTAACGGAAAATATCCAACTCTGGTTAGAAGCGACGGGAGGTGCTAAAGATGACTTTACCAATACCCTCAACTTTTTGGATGGAGATGGCGCTAGTGGGGCGCTTTCGGCTTTTGGTACCCGCAATCCCCTTTATTTTGCCCCCGGACAAACTGGACTCGGTTTACAGGGTAATTATGGGGCTTTGCAATTCAGCGCCGGTTATCTTGCCGGAGATGCTAACGATCCTAACCCAGGAGCGGGTTTATTTAACGGTTCCTATACTGCCCTAGCGCAGGTGGGTTATGTTCCAGACGAGAATTTTGGCATTGCTTTATCCTACTTTCATGGTTATAACCAATTAGATACGGGAACGGGAAGCCAGCGATCGAATTTCCAATTTTTCACTGAAGAACTATTCGGGGAGGCTGTCCCGACAATTAATAATAGTTTGGGTTTACAATTTAGTTGGCGAATTGTCGATGGTTTTGTCCTCGGTGGTTGGGGGGGTTACACAAAAGCGAGAACTCTTAGCACTTTAGACGGACAACTAGAACGCGGGGATTTAGATATCTGGAATTGGGCGGTAACTTTGGCTTTTCCTGATTTATTTAAGGAAGGAAATACGGCGGGTCTTATTGTTGGTATGCAGCCTTGGGTATCTAATTCTAGCATTAGATTAAATGATGGTAGTTCCACTAATGATCCCGATACTTCCTTTCATATCGAAGGATTTTATGAGTGGAAACTCACTGATAATATTGCCCTTACTCCAGGGATAATCGTGATTACTTCTCCTAACTCAAATAACAACAATTCCACCTTAGTTATCGGTACTATCCGCACGACTTTTACTTTCTGA
- a CDS encoding ATP-dependent Zn protease — protein MEQTALNLIAITVFSITLSVFVTPLLSISPFVPALATFSLLGLVTVDTLTFNNRGVTLLLDALSPSKHRQRVIHHEAGHFLTAYILGIPIASYSLTAWEAFRQGQEGVGGVQFELADLEQKVQNFSDFPAFLERISTVWMAGIAAETLVYGKAEGGESDRFYLQSALKLAGVPENNYAQKERWSLLQAKTLLEKQQTAYQALVIAMEKRASVEECCRVISESLV, from the coding sequence ATGGAACAGACAGCTTTAAATCTGATCGCGATTACCGTTTTTTCGATCACTCTTTCCGTATTTGTCACTCCTTTGCTGTCTATTTCGCCTTTTGTCCCCGCTTTGGCTACTTTTAGCCTCTTGGGATTAGTTACCGTTGATACTCTCACCTTTAATAACCGGGGCGTGACTTTGCTACTGGATGCTCTTTCTCCCAGTAAACACCGTCAAAGAGTTATTCACCACGAAGCCGGACATTTTCTCACCGCTTATATTTTAGGCATTCCGATCGCCAGTTATAGTTTGACCGCTTGGGAAGCCTTTCGTCAAGGCCAGGAGGGAGTCGGCGGTGTTCAATTTGAACTAGCAGATTTAGAGCAAAAAGTCCAGAACTTTAGCGATTTTCCCGCTTTTTTAGAGAGAATTTCTACGGTATGGATGGCGGGAATTGCTGCCGAAACCTTGGTTTATGGTAAAGCGGAGGGGGGAGAAAGCGATCGATTTTATCTGCAATCGGCCTTAAAATTAGCGGGGGTTCCTGAGAATAATTATGCCCAAAAAGAGCGCTGGAGTTTATTACAGGCAAAAACTCTTTTAGAAAAACAACAGACTGCCTATCAAGCTTTGGTGATAGCTATGGAAAAAAGGGCAAGTGTGGAAGAATGCTGTCGGGTGATTA
- a CDS encoding glycosyltransferase 87 family protein, which produces MALLKRFSLTHPLLWAVVYLSGLGIISVILDQDVSWDLRNYHFYNPYMLLTGRFKYDVLPAQIQTFFNPLMDVPFFVAIYYLKLPPVVVGFFLGGFHGLNQWLVHLITYHSFNKVSQRYKLILSVLAAITSIFGAAYISELGTSIGDSTSSVFVLAGLFLIIPCLGRNQPVKLKTIIFAGLLLGLATGLKLTTALYSISLIVAISFLTTTIKEKLRNLLSLILSMAVGFSLTMGYWIILMWTNFANPLFPFFNKIFQSPYIETDFNLQDTRFLPRDIWQWLFYPFYFVQEQTLVAEVKFKETRFAVAYILIVILLGVIIYQYTSRRSLDQKNNLVHLSILRFLLPFYCSAYLIWLKGFSIYRYLMVLELITPVLIILIIAYIYPHKRTVFIISIAIFALIAATVKPLDWWRMGWSDNYFGIDSQALKPYENSTIVMWGDEGTSFIVPYFPASTRLVRLKGNTGVSEGTLMRKNAETFIANTPPESLYILQTDFNKKSPDIVGDLAKENLVIDFQNCQPFPTKIENFNLCRLRKK; this is translated from the coding sequence ATGGCATTATTAAAACGGTTCTCCCTGACTCATCCCCTCCTCTGGGCAGTAGTTTATTTGAGCGGATTAGGAATTATCTCAGTTATCTTAGATCAAGATGTTAGCTGGGATTTACGCAATTATCATTTTTATAATCCCTATATGTTGTTAACGGGACGTTTTAAGTATGATGTCCTTCCAGCACAGATACAAACTTTCTTTAATCCTTTGATGGATGTTCCTTTTTTCGTTGCTATCTATTACCTAAAACTACCTCCGGTGGTCGTCGGTTTTTTCTTGGGAGGATTTCACGGTTTAAATCAGTGGTTAGTTCATTTAATCACCTATCACTCCTTCAATAAAGTTTCCCAGAGATATAAATTGATTCTCAGCGTTTTAGCAGCTATTACCAGTATATTTGGAGCTGCCTATATTTCCGAATTAGGAACCAGTATCGGAGATAGTACCAGCAGTGTTTTTGTTTTGGCAGGATTATTTTTAATAATCCCTTGTCTTGGTCGTAATCAACCGGTTAAGCTGAAAACTATAATTTTCGCAGGATTGCTTTTAGGACTAGCAACAGGACTAAAATTGACTACAGCATTGTATAGTATCAGTTTAATCGTGGCGATTAGTTTTTTAACCACTACCATCAAGGAAAAGCTGCGTAATCTTCTGTCCTTAATTCTCTCTATGGCCGTGGGATTTTCCCTGACGATGGGTTATTGGATAATCCTGATGTGGACTAATTTTGCTAATCCCCTTTTTCCCTTTTTCAACAAAATTTTTCAATCTCCCTACATCGAAACGGATTTTAACCTGCAAGATACCCGGTTTTTGCCTAGAGACATTTGGCAATGGTTATTTTATCCCTTTTATTTTGTGCAGGAACAAACCCTAGTGGCTGAGGTAAAATTTAAAGAGACTCGTTTTGCTGTTGCCTATATTTTAATTGTCATTCTTCTGGGAGTGATTATTTATCAGTACACCTCTCGCCGTTCTCTGGATCAAAAAAATAATTTAGTTCATTTATCTATTCTCAGATTTTTATTACCTTTTTATTGCAGTGCCTATCTGATCTGGTTAAAGGGTTTTTCTATCTATCGTTACTTGATGGTCTTAGAGTTAATCACACCAGTTTTAATTATCCTGATCATTGCCTATATTTATCCTCATAAAAGGACAGTTTTTATAATCTCTATCGCTATTTTTGCCTTAATTGCCGCTACAGTCAAACCCTTAGACTGGTGGAGAATGGGATGGTCAGATAATTATTTTGGTATCGATAGTCAAGCATTAAAACCCTACGAAAATTCCACGATTGTTATGTGGGGAGATGAAGGAACATCTTTTATCGTCCCTTATTTTCCCGCTTCGACTCGTTTGGTAAGACTCAAAGGCAATACTGGAGTAAGTGAGGGAACTTTAATGCGAAAAAATGCCGAGACATTTATTGCTAATACTCCCCCAGAATCTCTCTACATTCTCCAGACGGACTTTAATAAAAAATCCCCTGATATAGTGGGGGATTTAGCGAAAGAAAATCTTGTTATTGACTTCCAAAATTGTCAACCCTTTCCCACCAAAATCGAAAACTTTAATCTCTGTCGTCTTCGGAAAAAGTAA
- the rpe gene encoding ribulose-phosphate 3-epimerase, with product MTQNGSSKSIVVSPSILSADFSKLGADIEAVDKAGADWIHVDVMDGRFVPNITIGPLIVSAIRPYTKKPLDVHLMIVEPEKYVADFAKAGADIISVHAEHNASPHLHRTLCQIRELGKQAGVVLNPSTPLDLIEYVLHLCDLVLIMSVNPGFGGQSFIPEVVPKIRQLRQICDEKGLDPWIEVDGGLKPANTWQVLEAGANAIVAGSAVFNAPDYAAAIEGIRNSKRPQPQLVTV from the coding sequence ATGACCCAAAACGGAAGCTCGAAGTCGATCGTTGTCTCTCCCTCGATCCTATCGGCGGATTTTAGTAAATTAGGAGCCGATATCGAGGCTGTAGATAAGGCAGGAGCCGATTGGATTCACGTTGATGTGATGGATGGTCGTTTTGTCCCGAATATCACCATTGGACCCCTGATTGTCTCCGCTATTCGTCCCTATACGAAAAAACCTTTAGATGTGCATTTAATGATCGTGGAACCGGAAAAATATGTGGCTGACTTTGCGAAAGCGGGTGCTGACATTATTTCTGTTCACGCTGAACATAATGCTTCTCCCCACCTCCATCGTACTCTTTGCCAAATCCGCGAACTCGGTAAACAAGCGGGTGTGGTGTTAAATCCCTCCACTCCCTTAGATTTAATCGAATATGTGCTGCATTTGTGCGATTTAGTCCTAATTATGAGCGTTAACCCCGGTTTTGGTGGCCAGAGTTTTATTCCAGAAGTGGTCCCCAAAATCCGTCAATTACGCCAAATCTGCGATGAAAAAGGCTTGGATCCCTGGATTGAAGTGGATGGCGGCTTAAAACCAGCTAATACTTGGCAAGTTCTCGAAGCGGGTGCTAATGCGATCGTAGCAGGTTCGGCGGTATTTAATGCCCCCGATTACGCGGCGGCGATCGAAGGTATCCGTAACAGCAAACGTCCCCAACCTCAATTAGTCACCGTTTAA
- a CDS encoding DUF1815 family protein — protein sequence MFKRLAEQHRQLVKDLVMDLQSLAIALENQGYLASCYTCGGQLNSASFMVGLGETHLIRFLVSDYGITWTEMRDDRELMKLEGAEAISQLEELANLIKYQISPAEFIDKKPSSVLQRFQTV from the coding sequence GTGTTTAAACGACTTGCAGAACAGCATCGCCAACTGGTCAAAGACTTAGTCATGGATTTACAGTCCTTAGCGATCGCACTAGAAAATCAAGGTTATCTAGCATCCTGCTACACCTGTGGCGGTCAACTGAACAGCGCATCTTTTATGGTGGGATTGGGTGAAACCCATCTAATTCGGTTTCTCGTGTCCGATTACGGCATCACTTGGACAGAAATGCGCGATGATCGAGAGTTAATGAAACTCGAAGGTGCGGAAGCCATCAGCCAACTAGAGGAATTAGCCAATCTGATTAAATATCAAATTTCGCCGGCGGAATTTATTGACAAAAAACCCTCCTCCGTGCTGCAACGTTTCCAGACGGTTTAA
- the nuoF gene encoding NADH-quinone oxidoreductase subunit NuoF, producing MDLQELLAVAAKEKARQKSIRVHCCTSTGCQAANSLQIEKNLATAVKEADLEDKVEVVGVGCMGFCGRGPLVEVDPQDLLYEEVTPESAASIIAALNGGKTEVQLGDSKHPFFSHQVKIVRENSGKIDPDRIEEYIAVGGYQSLYKALYEMTPAQVVEEITKSGLRGRGGAGYPTGLKWATVAKQPGKQKYVICNADEGDPGAFMDRSVLESDPHLVLEGMAIAAYAVGADHGYIYVRAEYPLAIDRLQKAINQAKKFGLMGSQVFESTFDFKVDIRIGAGAFVCGEETALIHSIEGGRGTPRTRPPYPAQSGLDGCPTLINNVESYANIAAIIRSGAAWYANIGTATSKGTKIFALTGKIRNNGLIEVPMGITLREIVEEMGGGVPDGQVKAVQTGGPSGGCIPANLLDTPVDYESLAKLGSMMGSGGMVVMDDSTSMVEVAKFYMEFCREESCGKCIPCRTGTVQMFELLAKIIDRKADIHDLENLEHLCQMVKETSLCGLGQSAPNPILSTLHYFKEEYLALLQEIKHPVSV from the coding sequence ATGGACTTACAAGAATTATTGGCAGTGGCCGCAAAAGAAAAAGCTAGACAAAAAAGCATCCGGGTGCATTGTTGCACTTCCACCGGTTGTCAAGCTGCTAACTCCCTCCAAATCGAAAAAAACCTCGCCACTGCCGTCAAAGAGGCAGACCTAGAGGATAAAGTCGAAGTGGTGGGGGTCGGTTGTATGGGTTTTTGTGGTCGTGGTCCGTTAGTGGAAGTGGATCCCCAGGATCTCCTATACGAAGAAGTCACCCCGGAAAGTGCGGCCAGCATTATTGCGGCGTTAAATGGCGGCAAAACCGAGGTGCAATTAGGGGACTCAAAACATCCCTTTTTCTCCCATCAAGTCAAAATTGTCCGGGAAAATAGCGGTAAAATCGATCCCGATCGCATTGAGGAATATATCGCCGTCGGGGGTTATCAATCTCTCTACAAGGCCCTCTACGAGATGACTCCGGCCCAGGTGGTGGAGGAAATCACCAAAAGCGGTTTGCGCGGCCGGGGTGGTGCGGGTTATCCCACTGGTTTAAAATGGGCGACGGTGGCTAAACAACCGGGTAAACAAAAATACGTTATCTGTAATGCTGATGAAGGGGATCCCGGGGCGTTTATGGACCGTAGTGTTTTGGAAAGTGACCCCCATTTAGTCCTGGAAGGAATGGCGATCGCTGCCTATGCCGTGGGGGCCGATCATGGTTATATCTATGTTAGAGCCGAATATCCCCTAGCGATTGATCGTCTGCAAAAAGCGATTAATCAGGCCAAAAAATTCGGTTTAATGGGTTCCCAAGTATTCGAGTCCACTTTCGATTTTAAGGTGGATATCCGCATCGGAGCGGGAGCTTTTGTCTGTGGAGAGGAAACCGCTCTCATCCATTCCATTGAAGGCGGCCGCGGCACTCCCCGCACCCGTCCCCCCTATCCGGCCCAATCGGGCCTCGATGGTTGTCCCACCCTGATTAATAACGTCGAGTCCTACGCTAATATCGCCGCTATTATCCGCTCTGGGGCCGCTTGGTACGCCAATATCGGTACTGCCACCAGTAAAGGCACAAAAATCTTCGCTTTAACGGGAAAAATCCGCAATAATGGGCTGATTGAAGTGCCAATGGGCATTACTCTCCGGGAAATTGTCGAGGAGATGGGGGGTGGTGTTCCCGATGGTCAAGTAAAAGCGGTACAAACCGGCGGCCCCTCTGGGGGTTGTATTCCCGCTAATTTACTCGATACTCCCGTGGATTACGAATCCTTAGCCAAACTCGGTTCGATGATGGGATCCGGGGGTATGGTGGTCATGGATGATAGTACCAGCATGGTGGAAGTGGCGAAATTCTATATGGAGTTCTGTCGCGAGGAGTCCTGTGGTAAATGTATCCCCTGTCGCACGGGAACAGTACAAATGTTTGAATTATTGGCCAAAATTATCGACAGAAAAGCCGATATTCACGACCTCGAAAACCTAGAACATCTCTGTCAAATGGTCAAGGAAACCAGTCTTTGCGGTCTTGGTCAAAGCGCTCCCAATCCGATTTTAAGTACCCTACACTATTTTAAGGAGGAATATCTGGCTCTGTTACAGGAAATCAAGCACCCCGTCTCTGTATAA
- a CDS encoding glycosyltransferase family 2 protein, translated as MIEMTAIPPISWQNYRIAAIIPCHNEELTIAKVVSQFQTFLPEAAIYVYNNRSSDDTVTEALKAGAIVRQEIQPGKGNVVRRMFADIEADIYILIDGDDTYEIAAVRRLIERMLGEQLDMVVGARREAVKSSQAYRRGHRAGNLFLTGLVKFLFGARLIDMLSGYRVFSRRFVKSFPALSNGFEIETELTIHALELKIPFAEEPTLYGERPEGSQSKLKTFQDGWRVLGTAILLFKEIRPFLFFSLVSLILVLISLLLAIPVLFEYLETGLVPRFPTAILSASIMLLAFLSLTSGMILDSVSRGRKEMKRMAYLANSWLKA; from the coding sequence ATGATCGAAATGACCGCTATTCCGCCGATTTCCTGGCAAAACTACCGTATCGCTGCGATTATTCCCTGTCACAACGAAGAACTAACGATCGCTAAAGTGGTCTCCCAATTCCAAACTTTTTTACCAGAAGCGGCAATTTATGTTTATAACAACCGCTCTAGCGATGATACCGTGACCGAGGCCCTGAAAGCAGGGGCGATCGTTCGTCAGGAAATCCAACCCGGGAAAGGCAATGTTGTCCGGCGGATGTTTGCCGATATCGAAGCGGATATCTATATTCTCATTGATGGTGATGATACCTACGAAATTGCGGCAGTACGTCGCTTAATTGAACGAATGCTGGGGGAACAATTGGATATGGTTGTCGGTGCGCGTCGGGAAGCGGTAAAATCCTCCCAGGCTTATCGCCGGGGTCATCGGGCCGGTAATCTATTTTTAACAGGATTGGTGAAATTTCTGTTTGGAGCGCGTTTAATCGATATGCTCTCCGGTTATCGCGTCTTTTCTCGTCGTTTCGTCAAATCTTTTCCCGCTTTATCCAATGGTTTCGAGATTGAAACCGAGTTAACTATCCACGCTTTAGAATTAAAAATTCCCTTCGCTGAAGAACCAACCCTCTACGGGGAACGTCCCGAAGGTTCCCAAAGTAAGTTAAAAACCTTTCAAGATGGCTGGCGGGTATTGGGAACCGCTATCCTACTTTTTAAAGAAATTCGTCCTTTTCTCTTTTTTAGCCTTGTCTCGCTGATTTTGGTGCTTATTTCCCTTCTGTTAGCGATCCCCGTCCTGTTTGAATACCTCGAAACTGGCTTAGTACCACGTTTTCCCACCGCTATTTTATCGGCCTCGATCATGCTTTTAGCCTTTTTAAGTTTGACCTCTGGCATGATCCTCGATTCCGTCTCCCGGGGACGAAAAGAGATGAAACGAATGGCTTATCTAGCTAACAGTTGGCTGAAAGCTTAG
- the hisN gene encoding histidinol-phosphatase yields MNIDRTIQLAHQLADTSGEIIRRYFRQPHLETETKLDQVSSIVTIADREAEEAMVAIIQRELPEDGVIREEGANIPSQSGRYWVLDPIDGTSSFVKGLPIFGTLIGLVAENQPILGIVDQPILGDRWLGVKGKASLYNNQMIVNPYCQDRELVLKNACLASTTPLMFITERQQAIARQLQSVCKRTAFGGDCYNYMMLATGCTAMPMVILESDLKYYDFCALIPIIEGAGGIISDWSGNPLKADSSEVLAVSNSGLWRQVLEQISRVG; encoded by the coding sequence ATGAATATCGATCGCACTATCCAACTAGCTCATCAATTAGCGGACACTTCTGGAGAGATTATCCGGCGCTATTTTCGGCAGCCCCATCTAGAAACCGAGACCAAACTCGATCAAGTTTCCTCAATAGTAACAATCGCCGATCGAGAAGCTGAGGAGGCGATGGTGGCGATTATTCAGCGAGAACTGCCCGAAGATGGGGTTATTCGGGAAGAAGGAGCCAATATTCCCTCCCAAAGTGGTCGTTATTGGGTATTGGATCCGATCGATGGAACATCCTCTTTTGTCAAGGGATTACCGATTTTTGGGACTTTAATCGGCCTAGTGGCAGAAAATCAACCGATTTTAGGAATTGTCGATCAACCGATTTTAGGCGATCGCTGGTTAGGAGTGAAGGGAAAAGCGAGTCTTTATAATAACCAGATGATTGTTAATCCCTACTGTCAAGATCGGGAACTTGTCTTAAAAAATGCTTGTTTAGCCTCCACCACTCCCTTAATGTTTATCACAGAACGACAACAAGCGATCGCTCGTCAGCTGCAAAGCGTCTGTAAACGTACCGCTTTTGGGGGTGATTGTTATAACTATATGATGTTAGCCACTGGCTGCACTGCCATGCCGATGGTAATCCTAGAATCAGACCTGAAATACTACGATTTTTGTGCTTTAATTCCGATTATTGAAGGTGCGGGCGGAATAATTAGCGATTGGTCTGGTAATCCCCTAAAAGCTGATTCTAGCGAAGTTTTAGCCGTCTCTAATTCGGGTTTATGGCGACAGGTTTTAGAACAAATCAGCAGAGTGGGTTAG
- the hoxE gene encoding bidirectional hydrogenase complex protein HoxE, translated as MQTANPPQTEKKEHPSGDKRFKVLDITMKRAGYNQSALIEVLHKAQEAFGFLEEDVLLYVARALKLPLSRVYGVATFYHLFSLKPAGKHTCIVCMGTACYVKGSGKILEDIENSFDVKVGETTADGEISLVSARCIGACGIAPAVVFDGVVAPKQDSETVLAKLKSFAQ; from the coding sequence ATGCAAACTGCCAATCCTCCTCAAACGGAGAAAAAAGAGCATCCCAGTGGCGATAAACGCTTCAAAGTCCTCGACATTACCATGAAGCGAGCAGGATATAATCAATCAGCCCTGATTGAAGTCCTGCACAAAGCGCAAGAAGCCTTTGGATTCCTAGAAGAAGATGTTCTCCTCTACGTTGCCCGGGCGCTAAAACTGCCCCTCAGTCGCGTCTATGGGGTAGCAACCTTCTATCATCTCTTTTCCTTGAAACCGGCGGGAAAACACACCTGTATTGTCTGTATGGGAACCGCTTGTTATGTCAAAGGCAGCGGCAAAATCCTCGAAGACATCGAAAACAGCTTTGATGTCAAAGTGGGAGAAACCACCGCCGATGGAGAAATTTCCCTAGTGTCGGCCCGTTGTATCGGGGCCTGTGGGATTGCGCCGGCCGTGGTCTTCGATGGAGTCGTGGCCCCGAAACAAGATTCGGAAACTGTCTTGGCGAAACTAAAGAGTTTCGCCCAGTAA
- a CDS encoding prohibitin family protein yields MNYNRHIIPLMAGGILILAITTILRPFVIIDTGERGVVMYFGKVQKQILDEGIHPVIPIVTKIKPLNVRVQTTEVKAKGASKDLQDVETTIIVNWHIDPDKVNQIYQQVGDINAIVSGIINPAVSEIVKAATAQRPVQNILQERGELKREIDTSLAERLRRYGIIINDVSLVNFGFSEEFNAAIEAKQVAEQKAEEAAFRAQQAEQEAKAEINRAKGQAEAQKLLRQNLTAEILQQRAIEKWDGRFPVVMSGSGFLPLLNIDSNLLSSQKSK; encoded by the coding sequence ATGAATTACAATCGCCATATAATACCATTAATGGCCGGGGGAATTTTGATATTAGCCATTACTACCATACTGCGCCCTTTTGTCATTATTGATACGGGCGAACGCGGCGTTGTCATGTACTTTGGCAAAGTGCAAAAACAAATCCTCGATGAAGGAATTCATCCTGTTATACCGATTGTCACCAAGATCAAGCCCCTCAACGTTCGAGTACAAACAACGGAAGTAAAGGCAAAAGGAGCTTCTAAGGATTTGCAAGATGTGGAAACAACTATTATCGTTAACTGGCACATCGACCCCGACAAAGTCAATCAGATTTATCAACAAGTTGGGGATATCAATGCGATTGTCTCTGGTATTATAAACCCAGCAGTATCGGAAATTGTCAAAGCGGCAACAGCACAACGTCCCGTACAAAATATCTTGCAAGAGCGAGGAGAACTCAAACGTGAAATTGACACTTCCCTCGCCGAAAGATTAAGACGTTATGGGATAATTATCAATGATGTATCTCTCGTTAATTTTGGTTTTTCTGAAGAGTTTAACGCGGCGATTGAAGCCAAACAAGTAGCGGAACAAAAGGCAGAAGAAGCTGCTTTTCGCGCACAACAAGCAGAACAGGAAGCGAAAGCGGAAATCAACCGTGCGAAGGGACAGGCAGAAGCTCAAAAACTATTGCGCCAAAACCTAACAGCAGAAATTTTACAACAACGAGCAATCGAAAAGTGGGATGGACGTTTTCCTGTCGTCATGAGTGGTTCAGGCTTCCTTCCCCTGCTCAACATCGATTCCAATTTGTTATCATCTCAAAAAAGTAAATAA